In Ahaetulla prasina isolate Xishuangbanna chromosome 5, ASM2864084v1, whole genome shotgun sequence, the following are encoded in one genomic region:
- the TASL gene encoding TLR adapter interacting with SLC15A4 on the lysosome, with amino-acid sequence MLSEGYLCKIPYRELLNYTFYGAETEEAIHELKSLNGTTYESTDNIQSRSLFWNYRSMDTFMISVSSKKPKNNKQKKDTLTQIIQYPVFERQASEPVEIYVGSSINKDTYLVPSSCKSICMNYSDLHIAGDQVLPMNSIKRDAIFDSGICPFLESSEIPLPIDSIPMLPVEVPRKPSQRNSSCWRVTSIMQQQPLSNSILNNYLEEKVVELYKQYIMDVTGSSISPTQILTSEFIMTNVDQISMKLSQEMNMKTTKAKDMVINCLLQLASGKVSSEISTPSLHISQFSTK; translated from the coding sequence ATGTTGTCTGAAGGATATCTCTGTAAAATCCCTTATCGTGAGCTCTTGAATTACACGTTCTATGGAGCAGAAACAGAAGAGGCAATACATGAATTGAAGTCATTAAATGGCACCACTTATGAATCAACAGACAACATACAAAGTAGAAGCTTATTTTGGAATTATAGGTCCATGGACACATTTATGATTTCTGTTTCTtccaaaaaacccaaaaataataaacaaaagaaagacaCATTGACACAAATTATTCAATATCCAGTATTTGAAAGGCAAGCATCTGAACCTGTGGAAATCTATGTGGGATCATCCATAAACAAGGACACTTACCTTGTTCCTTCTTCTTGTAAAAGCATTTGTATGAATTACAGTGACCTGCATATTGCTGGTGATCAGGTGCTACCAATGAATTCAATTAAAAGAGATGCTATTTTTGACAGTGGGATATGCCCATTCTTGGAATCATCAGAGATTCCATTGCCAATAGATTCAATCCCAATGCTACCTGTTGAGGTCCCACGGAAACCATCCCAAAGGAATTCATCATGCTGGCGAGTGACAAGCATCATGCAACAGCAGCCTCTCTCAAACTCAATTCTGAATAATTACTTGGAGGAGAAAGTGGTAGAGCTTTATAAACAATATATCATGGATGTGACAGGCAGCAGCATATCTCCCACTCAAATCTTGACTTCAGAGTTCATAATGACAAATGTAGATCAAATCAGCATGAAGTTATCACAAGAGATGAACATGAAGACCACAAAAGCCAAAGATATGGTTATTAACTGCCTACTGCAATTAGCTAGTGGAAAGGTGTCAAGTGAAATAAGCACTCCCAGCCTTCACATTTCCCAGTTCAGCACTAAATAA